The genomic stretch TTAGCAAGCATGCCTGAAGTCTTAAAATAAAACCCTTATGAATAAAGTGATTGGCCTTAACGgatactttttatcatttttggtgtgtcgggagtttctcgctacattgaagacccatttgtggccttcggctgttccccatttcctttctcaattttatctattatCTTGAAAAGAATAATAAAACCAAATGTAGATTTAAAAGCAAAAGTGATTAACAggacaatatttacaaatacgACTGAAATTATCAGTTCGCTCCTTATAGGGTAAATGCTCTTTTATTATGATCTTAGGGCATTGTTGTAACTTCAAATGTTTTCCAGTTATAAACAGAAATAAGAAGAGTCAGTGAAATTTCATGTTGCATTAAAGTACAGCATATTAAGCATGTGTGCTTATTTCTATAGATTTTTCATTGAAAACGTGGAAAGATGATAATAACATAAagaacagacaatacttacagccAGCTGAGATACTGGAACTGACAGAAACATTAGGAATTAAACCATATTTATTGGAGAACAAATGTGATAGATATGGATTGCCTTATAGGCAAAATATACAAGGTTTCAGCTCAGGTATGTCTGACTAAAAAACTGGTTTGTCGAATGATCCTTGGATTAAAAAATCCTCACTGGATCAATACTGGGGTTGATGGATTGCTAGTCCAAAATGGTATCAAGTACATGAAGTATCAATTAAGTAGTCAATGATATCGTACTACCGTGATGTATAACATACCAGTCTTAAATTATCTCTAATGATAAGAtaagaatttattaaaaaaaaaaaaaacattttggttATTCTTCTTTGATCGGATAgatgtttcttttttaatttcaatttgttaTACATCGTTGGCTTTCTAAACTTTGTTTTGTGTTAGTTCATTAAAACGCTTTTCAGAACAGCAAATGggtattataattttattttaatgctaATTTTTGGTTTGGTTTTAAACTTGTATGCGTGGCTAAGTGGCAATTACAGATATTTACAGACATATCATTCGTCTGTTCCTTTATCTTAAAGTATCCCACATACGTAGAGAAGAAACGCTATCGACATCACTAGACTGCAACAGTCCCTCTATCATCATGTCAATCACATAATTTGTCAGTTCTTAGTCTAACAATTTTGTATTCAACATTAGCAAAACATGAATCAAAACAATTGCTCAGAAAACATCAAACATTAAACTAAAGATGAGATGAATGAAAGACAAATATATGTATGGGAAGTCAGCATTTTGTAACGCCTTGTGCCAAAGCAAATTGGTAATCTTTTTCTCAAACAAGAGAGAATGTCAGCTACAgagaatttatgaaattttaaaacatttaatctttGCACAAAGTACAAATCAATGTACACCTACAGTATTGATTTATTATGTACATGGAGCTAATAATTCAAACCTTAAGTGCATCAGAAGTATATAATAGAATTCCACATGCAGTCGATGAAAAATCTATATCGATTCGAATTGAACATCTACTATTAATCTACTGTTTTTTAGGTTGTGATGGGGTTTCTACTATTTTAAGCCTTCCTCAGGATGTCAGTTGCCATGTTAGAGAATCATGCACAGAAATCTCCTGTTGTACAGAGACAGAAATAATATCAAGATCTCTTGAAACGAAACTAATTATTGACCCATGTGATTTTAGGTTAACAGTAGGCATTGAAAAATTAAGTTTTGATGTGgatttatttgattttgaatgGGGTAAGTAAAGTGCATACAACAAATTTTTCTCTTAGTCTATGACCGTTAATGTACACTCCATTAACCCTTTAGTTGTATTGTTTGAGTTGTTTTGATGAAGCAACTCTCATTAGATTTTGGATTATACAATTATACATCAAAAGTTAAGATTTCGAAAAATCTGAGTAATGCTCTTCATCAAAGTATATTTTGAAAATAGTGAATGTGCAGTTACTATCTGCTTAGTTTGAACAATAAGacaattttaaccaatcacaaaTACTAATGTTGGAAGATTCGATTTgtgggtaaaataaaaaaaaaaggctgcTAATACTTTCTGTTATACTTTTTTCATATACCAAGTCGTCAATAGACTGAATTTTCTTGAATTTGCCAAGACGCCTGAATTAAAacttttttgaaaacaaaacatgtaaCGGTACTGCTATGCAGGTCATGTTAGATTTTCGCCAGTGCCACTTTCCACAAGATGCACTGGTGGTAAGCGAAGTGAATATGGGAGACAACTTTgaggataagtttttcttttccgattttcgtgcagtaaaatgttcatttgagtcaaaccgcttgtctcatataCACTTATTAGTGAGTTgttattgaaaccaaatttgacacataaaatcatttcaattttCGTAGATTAGTCATTaaaaaattcgagcatgatggtcgtaactttaaatacaccttatcgctttttgtccaccattactggatatcacacaggttcccgtaaaattttgacgtcataatacaaaatatctaacgccacaatggaaaagtgattgttgtatgcgtcaaaagttcaagcggccgggtcagccggggtTAGCGATAATTTAGGTGTattgtgatggtcgtaatgtCAAATATAGTATTTTtgatgatggtcgtaaccgacacaagACGGTCGTAActttaaaagatgaccgtaactcaagtatttagacgaacttttatcaaattattttaaaaagcacTGTGCACATAACCATGTTAATAAACTCGGTTGTTATATaaagtttactaaaaaaaatattatttaatttttactcTGAAAATGGTATGCAGAAATTAAGTTAAAGAATTTTTTATCAAAcataaattttttatatattccgAACGACCATCATTTAGGAGTAACAGTGATAACTAATCAACTCGCCAAATATTATGTTAGGATTGAGTATTAATACATTTTTACTGTACGTTGAAGCATCAAATTGTTGAATACACGTGTAATCCCTCATGTTtgcttttagatttttttttatttacgataTTTATTTCCTGCAATTATGTTGGCAGATGAAATTATTGAACATACAATTTTGAACAATCATCCTTAATTTTTAATCAGCTATTGCAGTTTTTATAAACCTTTGGCTTTCATATTTTCGGCTTTTGATCGTTTATGATTAATGAAAATCCACAAATGTGCTTCGGAGTCCTGGTGTTTTttacgagttttttttttatcgattgcatgacaaTCTTGTggtatataattgatatttgttttaagtaTTGGTACGGAATAAAAACTGAATCCATGATGTCGCAAATGAACATTGTGTTAACCTAGACAGTATGAATGttgttggtacatgtatatatttaacaCTGCTACACGCGTTGAATCAAATATTAGTAGtttgtagccaggataatattacaaggtagaactgaatgtactgcggcaactatcacatacatatgcacgttgaaaataatgtttatgtttatattgtatgaatgtgttttgatttaaaagaaaagcacgctgagttgaagcataaagttctatcttttaaatataataatggCTACTATGTATGAATATTGTTTACTGAAGTCCTTTTgctgaagtttaaaaaaaaatgcattatcatcagcatatagtaaACAATGTAAATTGTTAACCCCTTTAATATTCTTTAGAAAGAAGTTTAAGGATCCATACgatgaaaaaatatttgactCGTGTAGTAGTTTTGACTCTAAATATGCCTCCTCTAGTAGTGGAAAGATGATCTCAAATTTTTAAGCCTGTGCCAGTTTCTGATCATAGACTTTGCAATGTCAAAATGCAGAGGGAATTTACCAAGTTCAGAAAGAGTACCAAAATGCGTTGCCCTTTTGGTAACACCAAgtatatgtttacaaaatttaatgtggAGTCTTTCTGAAAGAAGCTTCGGATAAGCCTGATCTATAGTTGTAgttatagattttattttttttaaagggttGAAATATCCCCAAATTTCAGTAATATATAAGAGAATAGGTTTAATTGTATCCTCAATTACATGAAGGCTGTCTTTAAACTTGTATTCAGTGACAGAAAGTCCTTGTGTAGCTTATGGAATGTTTCTAACGCCTTACTATACAATTCTTTCTGAGTGAAGGAAAAATATCCAGATGCACTAAAAGTTATTCCTAAATATTTACAACGTTTACCACAATCGATAAgtatgttattaaaataaaattca from Mytilus edulis chromosome 7, xbMytEdul2.2, whole genome shotgun sequence encodes the following:
- the LOC139483077 gene encoding uncharacterized protein, translated to MNISACFESTGSCIFSQPIFAKTLLVKKPCEMVTGFVNANFSLKTWKDDNNIKNRQYLQPAEILELTETLGIKPYLLENKCDRYGLPYRQNIQGFSSGCDGVSTILSLPQDVSCHVRESCTEISCCTETEIISRSLETKLIIDPCDFRLTVGIEKLSFDVDLFDFEWGK